From a single Nitrogeniibacter mangrovi genomic region:
- a CDS encoding GNAT family N-acetyltransferase, translated as MSDVLDNPTWHTLAGTHAAFAQGTDRARRYAPGFSPILGFADNAAPDLAALLPHCASGEHFYTAGWEGLVPAGWVLDDESTMFRMVWDGELPPEAGADRPVPLGPQHADQAMALATRMASGPFGPRTLELGHYLGVFDGDRLVAMAGERLRAGPYCEISAVCTDPDYQGRGLARHLMLALVRRQLAHGETPFIHVMSANTAAHRLYLRVGFHDFSQPVVRVISRL; from the coding sequence ATGTCCGACGTCCTCGACAACCCCACCTGGCACACCCTCGCCGGCACCCACGCCGCCTTTGCACAGGGCACCGACCGGGCGCGCCGCTATGCGCCGGGTTTTTCGCCCATCCTCGGCTTTGCCGACAACGCCGCGCCCGACCTGGCGGCGCTGCTCCCGCACTGCGCCTCGGGCGAACACTTCTACACCGCAGGCTGGGAGGGCCTGGTGCCGGCCGGCTGGGTGCTCGACGACGAGTCCACCATGTTCCGCATGGTCTGGGACGGCGAACTCCCACCCGAGGCCGGCGCCGACCGCCCCGTCCCGCTCGGCCCGCAGCACGCCGACCAGGCGATGGCGCTGGCCACACGCATGGCCTCCGGCCCCTTCGGGCCGCGCACGCTGGAACTGGGCCACTACCTGGGCGTCTTCGATGGCGACCGGCTCGTGGCCATGGCCGGAGAGCGCCTGCGCGCCGGCCCCTATTGCGAGATCAGCGCCGTGTGCACCGACCCCGACTACCAGGGCCGCGGGCTCGCCCGCCACCTGATGCTCGCCCTGGTGCGCCGCCAGCTGGCGCACGGCGAGACGCCGTTCATCCACGTGATGAGCGCCAACACCGCGGCCCACCGTCTCTACCTGCGGGTCGGGTTCCACGATTTTTCCCAACCGGTGGTGCGCGTCATTTCCCGACTGTGA